A window of the Narcine bancroftii isolate sNarBan1 chromosome 4, sNarBan1.hap1, whole genome shotgun sequence genome harbors these coding sequences:
- the cryba4 gene encoding beta-crystallin A4 isoform X3 — protein MMFGFETVRSMKVESGAWVGFEHSGFQGQQFVLERGEYPCWESWSGSNSYRTERLTSFRPIACANHRECRMSIFKRENFLGRKGELSDDYPSLQAMGWCNNEVGSFRIHSGAWVCYQYPGYRGYQFIMECDRHCGEYKHWREWGSHAQTFQIQSIRRIQQ, from the exons CTGGGTGGGTTTTGAACATTCGGGCTTCCAGGGCCAACAGTTTGTCCTGGAGAGGGGTGAGTACCCATGCTGGGAGAGCTGGAGTGGCAGCAATTCCTATCGCACGGAGAGGTTGACCTCCTTCCGACCAATCGCCTGTGCT AATCACCGTGAATGCAGGATGTCCATATTCAAGAGAGAGAACTTCCTGGGCAGGAAAGGAGAGCTGAGCGATGACTACCCTTCTTTACAGGCCATGGGTTGGTGTAACAATGAAGTTGGATCCTTCCGCATCCACTCTGGGGC GTGGGTGTGCTACCAGTATCCTGGTTACCGTGGCTACCAGTTCATTATGGAGTGTGACCGTCACTGTGGGGAGTACAAGCATTGGCGAGAGTGGGGCTCCCACGCACAGACCTTCCAGATCCAATCCATCCGCAGGATCCAACAGTAA